One genomic window of Lytechinus variegatus isolate NC3 chromosome 1, Lvar_3.0, whole genome shotgun sequence includes the following:
- the LOC121424507 gene encoding calmodulin-regulated spectrin-associated protein 1-like isoform X2 produces MDSIPEVIPMRSYNFRKAKLNSSVAWLLSKAYSDREEPPADLLDPLYQDNGEDHVKPSVIYQLASGELYSRVCSNIFPPTIHPWDGHVAIIQGFSRRGIHVVDDRNQPVTESILSQTQKIKLMNVDFLQQATNAHVAMMDAIMKAYVNETISVENVVQAVRKFTTFNASSELPFDLEDALRFWINKVCLAVEHQVERDRKTHQANIMQSAAPAIRVKRDQVQPKEMLHFPKMNDMMKDLSDGCCLATIIHHYYPHLLSLEDVALHESMSFADSLHNLQVVTSFFQRNLPHLLHFTLEDLLYCHESMKYNIVALVAEMFWCFEVEKPSHLEANQVAQTFWCFQAKPAGLAGLGGIQSSAFTQMNTPLNMAARPPIPISDATKRSFHAPSPKAEMQSVDLTKVPSSPNSQRRLLNRQQQERSSIFGDTPGDENTPPSEYQNRSLQRSISREQQKQHPGSQSILAWEEKEKEERRTPDTATFTRPRRLQESPTVNMQSSRAGSLLANVSIDSEMNESQDFSGLDIEINPLPERMGSPNTQGQQHSEDRLMTLTHQRPVTQEGQLESEDLEVESLTSSRMSRQQGGFGETKESFNPMLTHRTDPVMNGVDGSQGATSSPGTFRGSQREHLDSAMSPASEAGSVDSSISRKNLKLDVHPVDILGSPRGPTNEFMPAVVRPLKEKSHQVRKTDERGDHLRHRNKHRSGDTRMTAAHQQYPDQGSDSSESVDATTPLSGESIADSLAGDLALQRARIARGVGPGGFMLAPASQSNQPQMAKGKHGEAFFISGSEQPLQDDGHHSFNAPTGAKSFTISEGAMTVDDAKEAGIPVVSASRSMQGLSEQGFRMRPGGMTSSQSDQEIYQPRPQHSHSFQNPVSSAAAPSSLPYSMHDSYSNPHNPHQYQPNPQFNPQSSNPQHANPHHGNPHHGNPHSNPHGNPHHDFRTHSPHHHISQPNPYDQQIDPEAYAHDQHGVSTWGHHQKQQQQQFHPHSTNPGMSQSFTNHSSTPANHQDVESPKLTAETVQSEHQDKRPVVMDFSHNLSPVQKENGYCPSGEKNTPVTMSHSGAILTQDHINHPSPVHSHPTIDQLSGSERPSNMEHHNSVEQNRNSYTNPHTFAADVENFHSNQSAFREPANHSMTTWSAKPKQSPNTEFPTTSTFSVTPTNTGAAGNGYHISSGETTKAGDGSVSSSELTHIRLRLEEKRRLMDYERHKLERQWNKQRQRVGKAAFLQVLANKKQEKEGNGEGYSRSEHQRNIENARPPQGLTTFAALSANREKTSQVSQEPPVSEQEQYQHPIQDKQLTQAYFLAQQNQMSQQTAQKTPRNQQPPPEHRAQQPSPSHLNQVQMAEGGRRSNESPRSGRDSESPRMRSESPGPRRTESPGSSSGSHSPHLTQEEYNTSLEKLNANLSQLQNQILRLSLQQEEFKKGMNESPRQVQESPRQVAQGDFGDQRDSPEHRDVHRPPSHPQQDSTGQMTGFYIESGDQKLSEQDSYVLEENPAFNIPQGQGISPQEMQHIQQSPQGFSLLPHNQPIDNFNEKQTVNAQRLSDVTYIKSEMNDNKYIIPDNLEHDAVVANAQIERTFSGQNLNIDNENQSQLKQMPTEEVHSPPANQRKGQPVMAFDIDMGSPKQPRAPPANQRKKEATPKKVQEKKSSPPRTPVKKQAPPSVYEIVGEGEEDVPVPSDMVVRPLEQLNASKDDDSADTSGMAAGFIIGEDDKAQDELAKRKEMFLKARLKREEEAKIKKASREAEAERKREELRKKQEEAEMKKAEQAARREQIRLEYQRKKQAELDPDSAPPPPRKQKSSRPRPKSQMVTSDKGPSHSHGYTALDSASDIALSVQKKSYTIESSSEGEIAGAVTGAAAGAAAAQGSENQTSASAPSTQGETPHPPPQGSAAAPPQSSATPQSASQAADQGTKKSPSSSGKPMPEAAKRRPPSPRPRSNTLPGSLRSPEKTSPQNAPQIQAPESGASVMSPQEGAVANVSPSVASQESSGSGGSQAADYSGPKLFVKPTSKSNRHIIINAISHCILAGVVNEKTKDKVLQEIAKSDQKHFMILFRDHSLQFRSLYGFTPESEELTKVYGTGPRHITNKMTEALYKYNSGGKHFAKVPSKSLSVQIDGITINSAFWQSKRPVSTKKH; encoded by the exons ATTCGAGTGAAGAGGGATCAGGTGCAACCGAAGGAGATGCTACACTTCCCCAAGATGAATGACATGATGAAGGATCTATCAGATGGATGTTGCTTAGCAACCATTATTCATCATTACTACCCTCATCTTCTATCATTGGAAG ATGTGGCTCTGCATGAGTCAATGTCGTTTGCTGATTCGCTGCACAACCTACAGGTGGTGACGTCTTTCTTCCAGCGTAACCTACCCCATCTCCTTCACTTCACATTGGAAGATCTACTCTACTGCCATGAATCCATGAAATACAACATTGTGGCGTTGGTCGCTGAGATGTTCTGGTGCTTTGAGGTGGAGAAACCCAGCCATCTAGAAGCGAATCAAG TTGCTCAGACCTTTTGGTGTTTCCAGGCCAAACCGGCTGGCCTTGCTGGCTTAG GAGGGATTCAGTCATCTGCGTTTACACAGATGAACACACCACTGAACATGGCAGCAAGGCCTCCTATCCCTATCAGTGATGCAACAAAGAGAAGCTTTCATGCCCCGTCGCCCAAGGCGGAAATGCAGAGCGTCGATCTCACCAAAGTTCCTTCGAGTCCAAA TTCCCAGAGGAGGCTGTTGAACCGGCAGCAGCAAGAGAGAAGTTCCATCTTTGGTGATACACCTGGCGATGAGAACACTCCACCAAGTGAATACCAGAATAGATCCCTTCAACGCTCAATATCCAGGGAGCAGCAGAAACAGCATCCAGGATCACAGTCAATCCTGGCTTgggaggagaaagaaaaggaagaaagaag GACTCCAGATACAGCAACATTCACGAGGCCGAGAAGATTACAGGAATCTCCTACAGTGAACATGCAGTCTAGCCGGGCTGGGAGTCTCCTTGCCAACGTTAGCATCGACAGCGAGATGAACGAGAGTCAAGACTTCTCCGGTCTGGACATTGAGATCAACCCCCTCCCAGAAAGAATGGGTTCCCCAAATACCCAGGGACAGCAGCATAGTGAGGACAGGTTAATGACATTGACCCATCAACGACCTGTTACCCAGGAGGGCCAGTTGGAAAGCGAGGACTTGGAAGTTGAAAGCTTGACATCATCAAGGATGTCTCGGCAGCAAGGAGGTTTTGGCGAAACCAAGGAGTCATTCAACCCGATGCTCACCCACAGAACTGATCCTGTGATGAATGGTGTTGATGGAAGTCAGGGTGCAACATCCAGTCCAGGAACTTTTAGAGGTAGTCAGAGAGAACATTTAGACAGTGCTATGAGCCCAGCATCAGAAGCTGGCAGTGTGGATTCTTCAATATCTAGGAAGAACCTGAAGCTGGATGTCCATCCTGTTGATATTCTAGGTTCTCCCCGTGGTCCAACCAACGAGTTCATGCCTGCTGTAGTACGACCGTTAAAAGAGAAATCGCATCAGGTCAGAAAGACAGATGAAAGGGGAGATCATTTGAGGCATCGTAATAAGCACAGATCAGGTGATACTAGAATGACTGCTGCTCACCAACAATATCCTGACCAGGGAAGTGATTCCTCAGAGAGTGTGGATGCAACAACACCCCTGAGTGGAGAGAGTATTGCAGATTCCCTTGCAGGGGATCTTGCTCTGCAACGGGCTCGTATTGCAAGAGGAGTTGGGCCAGGTGGCTTTATGTTGGCTCCTGCTTCTCAGAGTAACCAACCTCAAATGGCTAAAGGTAAACATGGTGAGGCTTTCTTCATCAGTGGGAGTGAACAACCGCTTCAGGATGATGGTCACCACAGTTTTAATGCCCCCACAGGAGCTAAGAGTTTCACTATATCTGAAGGAGCCATGACGGTGGATGATGCAAAAGAGGCTGGTATCCCAGTAGTATCGGCATCCAGATCTATGCAAGGTCTGAGTGAGCAAGGTTTCCGCATGAGACCAGGTGGAATGACCAGCAGTCAATCTGACCAAGAAATCTACCAGCCACGTCCTCAACATTCCCACTCCTTCCAGAACCCAGTCTCTTCAGCCGCTGCACCGTCATCCTTGCCATATTCCATGCATGATTCATATTCCAACCCTCATAATCCTCACCAATATCAACCTAATCCACAATTCAATCCTCAGTCCTCTAACCCCCAGCATGCTAATCCTCACCACGGTAATCCCCACCATGGTAATCCTCATTCCAATCCCCATGGAAATCCTCACCATGATTTTCGCACTCACTCCCCGCACCACCACATTTCTCAACCTAACCCGTACGACCAACAGATCGACCCTGAGGCCTATGCTCACGATCAACATGGTGTCTCTACTTGGGGACACCATCAGAAGCAACAACAGCAACAGTTTCATCCTCACTCTACTAATCCAGGTATGTCACAATCCTTTACTAATCATTCTAGCACCCCTGCTAATCATCAAGACGTAGAGTCGCCCAAGCTGACTGCGGAAACGGTACAGTCTGAACATCAGGATAAAAGACCTGTAGTCATGGATTTCTCTCATAACCTCAGCCCTGTCCAGAAAGAAAATGGATATTGTCCTAGTGGTGAGAAAAATACCCCTGTCACTATGTCGCATAGTGGTGCCATACTAACACAAGACCATATTAACCATCCCAGTCCTGTTCATTCACATCCAACTATAGATCAACTGTCTGGTTCAGAAAGACCTTCCAATATGGAACATCATAATTCAGTAGAACAGAATAGAAATAGTTATACTAATCCTCACACATTTGCAGCAGATGTAGAGAACTTCCATTCTAACCAATCTGCTTTCAGGGAGCCTGCTAACCATTCTATGACCACATGGTCTGCCAAACCCAAACAATCACCTAATACTGAATTTCCCACCACTTCCACTTTTTCTGTAACACCAACTAACACAGGTGCAGCAGGCAATGGATATCACATCAGTTCTGGAGAAACAACAAAGGCTGGAgatgggagcgtttcatcatcTGAATTGACTCACATAAGGCTCAGGCTGGAGGAGAAAAGGAGATTGATGGACTATGAAAGGCACAAGCTCGAACGCCAGTGGAATAAGCAAAGGCAACGGGTTGGCAAGGCTGCATTCCTGCAGGTGTTGGCAAATAAAAAGCaggagaaagaaggaaatgGCGAAGGTTACTCAAGATCAGAACATCAGAGGAACATAGAAAATGCTCGCCCACCACAAGGATTGACCACTTTTGCAGCCCTTAGTGCCAATCGTGAGAAGACATCTCAGGTGTCACAAGAGCCTCCTGTATCAGAACAAGAACAATACCAGCACCCTATCCAGGATAAGCAGTTGACACAAGCGTATTTTCTTGCACAGCAGAACCAAATGTCCCAACAAACAGCCCAGAAAACCCCTCGTAACCAACAGCCACCACCAGAGCATCGTGCTCAGCAGCCCAGCCCAAGTCACCTCAATCAGGTTCAAATGGCTGAAGGTGGACGAAGGTCCAATGAGAGTCCAAGATCAGGAAGGGACTCGGAGAGCCCACGTATGAGGTCAGAGTCACCGGGTCCCAGGAGAACTGAGAGTCCAGGATCCAGTTCTGGGTCCCATTCGCCGCATCTTACCCAAGAGGAGTACAACACTTCTCTAGAAAAATTAAATGCTAATCTTTCCCAACTCCAAAATCAAATTCTGAGGTTATCCTTGCAGCAAGAAGAGTTTAAGAAGGGTATGAATGAATCTCCAAGGCAGGTACAGGAATCACCAAGGCAGGTGGCACAAGGAGATTTTGGTGACCAGCGAGATAGTCCAGAGCACCGAGATGTCCATAGACCCCCATCCCATCCTCAGCAAGATTCAACTGGTCAAATGACTGGATTCTACATTGAAAGTGGGGATCAGAAGCTTTCAGAACAAGATTCCTATGTACTTGAAGAAAACCCTGCTTTCAATATACCCCAGGGGCAGGGAATCAGTCCCCAAGAAATGCAGCATATTCAGCAATCACCCCAAGGATTCTCATTATTACCACATAACCAACCAATtgacaattttaatgaaaagcaAACAGTGAATGCACAGAGATTATCAGACGTCACTTACATAAAATCTGAAATGAACGATAACAAATATATTATTCCAGACAATCTTGAACATGATGCTGTTGTTGCCAATGCCCAAATAGAAAGAACATTCAGTGGGCAGAATCTGAATATAGACAATGAGAATCAATCACAACTCAAGCAAATGCCAACTGAAGAAGTTCATTCACCTCCTGCGAATCAGAGGAAAGGGCAGCCTGTCATGGCTTTTGACATTGATATGGGTTCTCCAAAGCAACCACGAGCACCTCCTGCAAACCAGAGAAAGAAGGAAGCAACGCCAAAGAAAGTTCAGGAGAAGAAATCATCGCCTCCTAGGACACCCGTCAAGAAGCAGGCTCCACCGTCGGTTTATGAAATTGTAggtgaaggagaagaagatgtTCCTGTTCCAAGTGATATGGTAGTGCGCCCTCTAGAGCAGTTGAATGCAAGTAAGGATGATGATTCTGCAGATACAAGTGGGATGGCTGCAGGATTTATCATTGGAGAAGATGACAAG GCTCAAGATGAGTTAGCAAAGAGGAAAGAGATGTTCTTAAAGGCTCGTCTGAAGAGAGAAGAGGAAGCTAAGATCAAGAAGGCATCAAGAGAGGCTGAAgctgagagaaagagagaagaactTAG GAAAAAGCAAGAGGAAGCAGAGATGAAAAAGGCAGAGCAAGCAGCCAGAAGAGAGCAGATAAGATTAGAATACCAGAGAAAGAAACAGGCAGAGTTG GATCCTGACAGTGCACCCCCACCCCCAAGAAAGCAGAAGTCATCCCGACCCCGCCCTAAGTCGCAGATGGTTACTTCAGACAAGGGACCAAGCCATAGCCATGGTTATACTGCCCTGGACAGTGCCTCAGATATCGCACTCA GTGTTCAGAAGAAGTCTTATACCATAGAGTCATCGTCCGAAGGGGAGATAGCAGGTGCCGTTACAGGTGCCGCAGCAGGTGCGGCAGCGGCCCAGGGCTCTG AGAATCAAACAAGTGCTTCAGCTCCTTCCACTCAAGGAGAAACACCCCACCCTCCACCCCAGGGGTCTGCTGCTGCCCCTCCCCAATCCTCAGCCACACCTCAATCTGCATCTCAAGCAGCAGACCAAGGAACCAAAAAGTCCCCCTCCTCTTCTGGAAAACCAATGCCAGAGGCTGCTAAGCGCAGACCCCCTTCCCCGAGACCAAGATCTAACACCCTCCCCGGTAGTCTCCGATCCCCAGAGAAAACAAGTCCTCAAAATGCCCCTCAGATACAAGCCCCTGAATCAGGGGCGAGCGTGATGTCCCCACAAGAGGGAGCTGTTGCCAATGTTTCTCCAAGTGTCGCATCCCAGGAGAGCAGCGGGTCCGGTGGAAGTCAGGCGGCTGATTATTCTG GTCCCAAGCTGTTTGTGAAACCAACCAGTAAGTCCAATCgtcacatcatcatcaatgcTATCTCTCACTGTATCCTGGCAGGTGTCGTCAATGAGAAAACCAAAGATAAAGTTCTTCAG GAAATTGCCAAGTCAGACCAGAAGCACTTCATGATCTTGTTCAGAGATCACAGTCTTCAGTTCCGGTCACTCTATGGCTTTACCCCAGAGTCAGAGGAACTGACCAAGGTCTACGGCACTGGTCCTAGACATATCACCAACAAGATGACTGAAGCTCTCTACAA GTACAACTCCGGTGGGAAACACTTTGCCAAGGTTCCTTCCAAGTCCTTATCAGTGCAGATCGATGGTATCACAATCAACAGTGCCTTCTGGCAGTCCAAGAGACCAGTCTCCACCAAAAAACACTGA